The genome window TTCTGTTTCACCTGAACGGTGAGAGATGACTGAGTTGTAGCCGTTTACCTTGCCGAGCTCGATTGCTTCGAGTGTTTCGGTCAGTGTGCCGATTTGGTTCACCTTGACCAAGATCGAGTTAGCAACACCGAGGTCGATGCCCTTCTGGAGGAACTTAACGTTTGTTACGAAAAGATCGTCACCCACGAGCTGCACCTTGTCGCCGATTGCGTCTGTGAGAGCCTTCCAGCCATCCCAGTCGTTTTCGTCGCAACCGTCTTCGATGGAGTCGATTGGGTATTTTTCAGTGAGCTCTTGTAGGTAAGCTGCTTGCTCGTCGGAGTTGCGCTTAGCACCACCTTCGCCTTCGAACTTAGCGTAGTCATATACGCCGTCTTCGAAGAACTCAGAGGAAGCACAGTCGAGTGCGAATGTGATGTCAGAACCGACCTTGTAGCCAGCTGCTTCAACAGCCTTTGTCAATGTGTCGAGCGCATCTTCGGTGCCTTCGAACTTAGGAGCGAAACCACCTTCGTCACCCACAGCTGTGCTGAGGCCACGATCGTGAAGCACTTTCTTGAGGCTGTGGAAGCACTCAGCACCCATGCGGATTGCTTCGCTGAATGTTGCTGCGCCGATTGGACGGATCATGAACTCTTGGAACGCGATAGGCGCGTCAGAGTGTGAACCACCATTGATGACGTTCATCATAGGCACTGGAAGCACCTTAGCGTTTGGTCCGCCGATGTATTTGTAAAGTGGAAGTCCCATTGCGTCTGCGGCTGCGTGTGCAACTGCAAGGGAGACACCGAGCATAGCGTTTGCGCCGAGCTTGCCTTTGTTGGCAGTGCCATCGAGCTCAAGCATGATCTTGTCGATCGTGAGCTGGTCGCAAGCGTCGAAGCCGATCAATTCAGGAGCGATGAGGTCGTCAACGTTTGCAACTGCTTTGAGGACGCCTTTACCGAGGTAGCGAGCTTTGTCGCCGTCACGAAGCTCGACTGCTTCGTGCTCACCGGTGCTGGCACCAGATGGAACAGCTGCACGGCCGACGATGCCGGACTCGAGTTCGACGTCGACTTCAACTGTAGGATTGCCACGTGAATCAATGATTTCGCGGGCGCGGATGTCTGTGATGATTGTGCTCATAATAAAAAAGCGTTGTATTTCTAGGTGAGATGAGTGCCCTGCCTCCGTTTAATCAGACTAAGCGGATAATCGGACAGAGCGGTTGTTGTTGTGCACTAAGATTAGAAACTGTCAACGATTCCTCGATAAGTATGCTTAATGATAAGGGTGGGCTGATCTTATTGATAAGTCGTGCTAATTTAAAAATTAATTAAGATTAGATCGTGTAGTGCGGTGAGAGGAGACTAGTTCAGGCAACCACGCTTTACTGGTAAAGATCGCAGGGTAGGGACAGTGCACCGCATCTAGCGGTCTTGTCTCTATTAAGAATCAGAATAGTCGTTTAGTATGACTCGAATTCTAATACATAGAGGGTTTCGTCGGGATCTGAAATGATGTAGATCAGACGGTTCTCGTGGTCGACCGCCAGTCCTTCCATTTGCTCAATGTCTGCGGAAAAACTTCCGAGTATTGTCGAGTTTTCATCCAGCACATTTAT of Lentimonas sp. CC4 contains these proteins:
- the eno gene encoding phosphopyruvate hydratase — its product is MSTIITDIRAREIIDSRGNPTVEVDVELESGIVGRAAVPSGASTGEHEAVELRDGDKARYLGKGVLKAVANVDDLIAPELIGFDACDQLTIDKIMLELDGTANKGKLGANAMLGVSLAVAHAAADAMGLPLYKYIGGPNAKVLPVPMMNVINGGSHSDAPIAFQEFMIRPIGAATFSEAIRMGAECFHSLKKVLHDRGLSTAVGDEGGFAPKFEGTEDALDTLTKAVEAAGYKVGSDITFALDCASSEFFEDGVYDYAKFEGEGGAKRNSDEQAAYLQELTEKYPIDSIEDGCDENDWDGWKALTDAIGDKVQLVGDDLFVTNVKFLQKGIDLGVANSILVKVNQIGTLTETLEAIELGKVNGYNSVISHRSGETEDVTIADIAVATNAGQIKTGSMSRSDRIAKYNQLLRIEEELGENAIYAGTLK